The proteins below come from a single Cannabis sativa cultivar Pink pepper isolate KNU-18-1 chromosome 3, ASM2916894v1, whole genome shotgun sequence genomic window:
- the LOC115702022 gene encoding cysteine-rich receptor-like protein kinase 10 — MIEDHDLVKPGLNAFMGFFSAFRSCLDSIRPARTAGSTAPDDGDDGLESFDLFFELNSLQIATNFFSELNKLGHGGFGPVYKGLMSNGQEIAVKKLSLTSRQGVREFTNEVKLLLRLQHKNLVTLLGCCVEGPEKMLVYEYLPNKSLDYFLFDKKKSASLDWTTRFRIVMGVARGLLYLHEEAPERIIHRDIKASNILLDEKLSPKISDFGLARLFPGEDTHVNTFRISGTRGYMAPEYAMRGFLSVKTDVFSYGILVLEIVSGRKNHDTHLAGEKSDLLNFTWMLYQGGKALDILDPNLTKCNRDEAAMCIQLGLLCCQATVADRPDMNAVHLMLSSDSFTLPRPTKPGIQGRVGRWTTASSSAFTNTNPSSGYTGGTRASASGSIIVEECSRNSMSVSSIDEGR, encoded by the exons ATGATTG AGGATCACGATCTAGTTAAGCCGGGGTTGAATGCTTTTATGGGATTTTTCTCCGCTTTTCGCTCCTGCTTAGATTCTATAAGACCTGCCCGGACTGCCGGTTCAACCGCCCCTGACGACGGCGATGACGGCCTTGAATCATTTGATCTCTTCTTTGAACTCAATTCTCTTCAAATCGCTACGAATTTCTTTTCCGAGCTGAATAAACTCGGGCATGGAGGCTTCGGCCCGGTTTACAAG GGACTGATGTCCAATGGACAAGAAATAGCTGTGAAGAAGCTATCACTGACTTCAAGACAGGGAGTGAGAGAATTTACAAATGAGGTGAAATTGTTACTGAGACTTCAGCACAAGAACTTGGTGACATTGCTGGGATGCTGTGTGGAAGGACCAGAGAAGATGCTCGTTTACGAGTATTTGCCAAACAAAAGtcttgattattttctatttg ATAAAAAAAAGTCTGCATCTTTGGATTGGACGACTAGATTTCGGATAGTTATGGGTGTGGCTAGAGGTCTTCTCTACCTGCATGAAGAAGCTCCAGAAAGGATCATCCATAGGGACATTAAAGCTAGTAACATATTGTTGGATGAAAAACTCAGTCCGAAAATCTCAGATTTTGGCTTAGCTAGACTCTTCCCAGGCGAGGACACCCATGTAAATACATTTAGGATTTCTGGTACTCG TGGTTACATGGCTCCTGAATATGCAATGCGTGGATTTTTATCTGTGAAGACAGATGTGTTTAGTTACGGGATTTTGGTTCTAGAGATTGTGAGTGGCAGAAAGAATCATGATACGCATCTTGCTGGAGAAAAGTCAGATCTTCTGAATTTT ACATGGATGCTATATCAAGGAGGAAAAGCGCTAGACATTCTTGACCCGAATCTTACCAAGTGCAACCGTGATGAGGCTGCAATGTGCATTCAACTGGGATTGTTGTGTTGTCAAGCAACTGTTGCTGATAGACCTGACATGAACGCTGTTCATCTCATGCTCTCGAGCGACTCATTTACTTTGCCAAGACCAACAAAACCTGGAATCCAGGGCCGTGTAGGACGTTGGACGACTGCCTCTTCTTCAGCTTTTACAAATACAAACCCTAGTAGTGGATACACTGGTGGGACAAGGGCTTCAGCCAGTGGCAGTATTATTGTTGAAGAGTGTTCTAGAAACTCTATGTCTGTATCTTCTATAGATGAAGGTAGgtga